One Perognathus longimembris pacificus isolate PPM17 chromosome 13, ASM2315922v1, whole genome shotgun sequence genomic window, ATTAAGTACACAGATCCTCTCCCTTTGGCTCCTTGGCCTTCCGAGTTACTCACAGCAGGACCACCACACTTAAAAAGGCCTTGCAGCCTCTGCAGACTCAAATCCTGGCTCTACAGAGAAAGGCTATCTAAAGTCCCTGAAGTTTCCTCGGGCTACTCAAGTCCAGAAAGAAGTACTCTGAGCACGATAGTTCTAAGCTAGAGATCCAGGCAATACTAAGAGCATGACAGTCCCCAAATAGGCCTGTGGGGTCATGCCCAGGTCAGTGGGGAGTGTTCCACTATGAAGGAAGCACAAAGGATCTGAGATGGCATCATTGCTCCTTGAGGACCCTCTCTGAAAGGAAGAGGCTTCAGTGTAGGGGCAGTCTTGTCCTGTCTTGGGCCCACCGTCCCCACACACAATACAGTCTTTTCTTCCCAGGGGACCACTAACCTGCTCATGGCCCAAAGAATAAGGCATTGTGGAGTCTGAAATCTTCACTCTTGCAACTTTAAATCCTCATCATCTGTTAACTGATGTGCATTCACAGGTAAACTCTTAGCAGAAGAGTCAGACTTTTGCCCAAGTGGTGCCATCTGTAAATATGATACACCATATGTAATTACTCGATTGATTAAATTCTGTTATGGGGggaaggcagaaaaagaaagaatgaagctgTCTTATGTACACACTAATGCCTGTGATTTACAAGGTGACAGGTGTGTGAGTACCAGGAAGGATACCATGGGAGTGGCCTGAAAGCTATGACGTTTAAACACAGAGGACACAGAATGCACGGGGCCAAGAACAAAATCAGACAAAGGTCACTTTGGGACTAGAGTAATGGGTATTTCACCAAACTGGCTGTTTTTACTCTAAACCTTGTGGGTTACGCTTCCTCAACATGCCACATGTGTGTGCTTGTTCAGCACGAATGCCCAGCCCTTCATCTCTAAAGTCATGAGGCCAGTCTTCTTTGGTAGTTTCCTCTTTCTCATTGTAGCTATCTGTACTGAATCCAGCATTTTCTGCCAAGACAGCAGGATCCTCTTCTTCCTGAAAACAGCAGGAACATGTTTCTGGCTCTAGGTCATGCAAGGCCATAGAATTATCTTCCTGGACTCTGGGGTCAGTGGGCAGATGTTCCCAGCTCAAATGGTCTGATTCTTCCTCTTCCATCACTCCCATTCTTTCAGCTATTTCTTCAGCAGTGGGCTCTTTTGGATCAGGGTAATCCACCAGGATTGTTTCTTGCCTACGATTGATGCAGTCTGAAAGGTCATAAATTGGATAAGTCTCTTCAGGATAACCTAGAAAGAAAAGTAGCAGAGAGTCTTACAAAGAATGTCTCTTCAGAAAAAAAGTGCCAGGCTCAAAGAGGATTCTCAGGCAACAGCCATCCCATACTAATAAATCCATTCAAGAAATCTTTAAGGCAATTCTAATAGTTTTAAAGTTTCACTTGAACAAATTCCTAGCAATCTGGCTGACTGTCTCGGTGCTCTTTGAAATACAAACCAATGCAGAAGAAAAtcccttcttaagtgcaaggTGCTTGGGGCAGAGTTAAGTCTCACCTCACGTGCTTCTGCAGTGCTGATGAAGATTAAACAAATAACATGAGCCTTCAGCTTTAAAAATGCACCAAATACCAGATGGATAGAGCTTAGCTTAAGGCTAatgtttatcatttctaattggaaCCATTTCCAAATCTTCTGTGGGAGGAGgtaaagggaagaaggaatgcTAATGAGCCTTTTGAAAAATATGCCATGAAGCTTTCTATTCCTCAAAACAATTGAAATGGCTCGAATATGTCAGAAAAAAAGGGGCATTTTAGCAAGACATGTCCAAAATCCCAAAGGACAAGCACTGCATTTTGAGAAGACAGAATCCCATTGTTGGCTTCTTCATCCTCACAAaatggaacaaaagaaaacaacgcAGTGGTAAACAAAACGAGTAACACTGGTACTGAATCCCAGCTATGacaatgagaaaagaagaaatgctgCCAAattaagaaagagaatgaaataaatCTGTGTCAGCCAAGCTGGGCTCCAGCGGCAGATGGGCTGTGTGGCGCTCATATGCCAGTGCTGGCAGCGCTGGCCGTGCCCACTACACAATGGGCAAAGGGAAACTCAAAAGCCATTTGTACATTATGATAATCAGAAAACTCGGCTACGTAATGTACAGCACTGTCTACCAATTGTGGAAAAATAATGACTCTTTTTTAGGTACAGTATAAAGTATATAGaaacatttttataacatttactgtttttttctggttttaaaaGTCATACACACTGCAGAAACttcaaaaaaaatacagatttaaaaaaagaaaaca contains:
- the Ric3 gene encoding protein RIC-3 isoform X3; translated protein: MEKLINRVGPNGESRAQTVTSDQEKQLLHQLREITRVMKEGKFVDGSTPEREAEEAPYMEDWEGYPEETYPIYDLSDCINRRQETILVDYPDPKEPTAEEIAERMGVMEEEESDHLSWEHLPTDPRVQEDNSMALHDLEPETCSCCFQEEEDPAVLAENAGFSTDSYNEKEETTKEDWPHDFRDEGLGIRAEQAHTCGMLRKRNPQGLE